A genome region from Bacteroides stercoris ATCC 43183 includes the following:
- a CDS encoding long-chain fatty acid--CoA ligase, protein MKQEQLFIDYIEQSIIQNWDRNALTDYQGITLQYKDVARKIAKFHIVLESAGIQPGDKIAVCGRNSAHWAVCFLATVTYGAVIVPILHEFKADNIHNIVNHSEAKLLFVGDRAWENLNEEAMPLLMGVVLLTDFTPVVCRDERLMEAFEHRNAIYGTRYPKNFRPEHICYRKEQSPEELAVINYTSGTTGYSKGVMLPYRSLWSNIAYCHEMLPVRPGDHIVSMLPLGHVFGMVYDFLYGFSAGAHLYFLTRMPSPKIIAQSFSEIKPRVISCVPLIVEKIIKKNILPLIDNKIGKLLLRMPIVNDKIKADMRKKAMDVFGGNFDEIIIGGAPFNADVERFLKQIGFPYTIAYGMTECGPIICSSRWETLKLASCGKATTRMEVKIDSPDPQHVAGEIICRGSNLMLGYYKNAEATSQIIDVNGWLHTGDLATMDADGYVTVRGRSKNMLLTSSGQNIYPEEIESKLNNMPYVSESLIVLQHDKLVALIYPDFDDAFAHGLQQTDIEKAMEANRNELNLLLPAYCQITKVKIHFEEFEKTAKKSIKRFMYQEAKG, encoded by the coding sequence ATGAAACAAGAACAACTGTTCATCGACTATATCGAACAAAGCATCATACAAAACTGGGACAGAAACGCTCTGACAGACTATCAAGGAATAACCCTACAATATAAAGATGTTGCCCGCAAGATCGCTAAATTTCATATCGTATTGGAAAGCGCCGGTATCCAGCCCGGTGATAAAATAGCCGTATGCGGTCGTAACAGTGCCCATTGGGCGGTTTGCTTTTTGGCAACAGTGACTTATGGTGCTGTAATCGTTCCTATTCTTCACGAATTCAAAGCAGACAACATACATAATATCGTCAACCACTCCGAAGCCAAACTCCTTTTTGTCGGCGACCGGGCTTGGGAGAACTTGAACGAAGAAGCCATGCCGTTGCTTATGGGAGTTGTCTTGCTGACGGATTTTACTCCGGTTGTCTGCCGGGACGAACGGCTCATGGAAGCTTTCGAACACCGCAACGCCATCTACGGCACGCGCTATCCTAAGAACTTCCGTCCTGAACATATCTGCTACCGCAAAGAACAGTCGCCCGAAGAGTTGGCGGTTATCAATTATACGTCCGGCACTACCGGCTATTCCAAAGGCGTGATGCTGCCCTACCGCAGCTTATGGTCCAATATAGCCTATTGCCACGAAATGCTGCCCGTACGTCCCGGCGACCATATCGTATCCATGCTCCCTCTGGGGCATGTTTTCGGCATGGTCTACGATTTTCTTTACGGTTTCTCGGCAGGTGCACACCTTTATTTCCTCACCCGCATGCCGTCGCCAAAGATTATCGCGCAGTCATTCTCCGAAATCAAGCCGCGCGTCATATCCTGCGTGCCGCTCATCGTAGAGAAGATTATCAAGAAAAACATCCTGCCACTCATAGACAACAAGATAGGCAAGCTGCTGTTACGGATGCCTATCGTCAACGATAAGATAAAAGCGGACATGCGCAAAAAGGCTATGGATGTCTTCGGCGGCAATTTCGATGAAATCATCATCGGCGGCGCACCTTTCAACGCCGACGTGGAACGCTTCCTCAAACAGATAGGCTTCCCCTACACCATTGCCTACGGCATGACGGAATGCGGTCCTATCATCTGCTCTAGCCGCTGGGAAACCCTGAAGCTCGCTTCGTGCGGAAAGGCCACTACCCGCATGGAAGTAAAGATAGATTCTCCCGATCCTCAGCATGTAGCGGGCGAAATCATCTGCCGGGGAAGCAACCTTATGCTGGGCTATTACAAGAATGCCGAAGCCACTTCCCAAATCATAGATGTCAACGGCTGGCTGCACACAGGCGACCTCGCCACAATGGATGCCGACGGCTACGTCACCGTACGCGGGCGCAGCAAGAATATGCTTCTCACTTCCAGCGGACAGAACATTTATCCCGAAGAGATAGAAAGCAAACTGAATAACATGCCTTACGTCTCGGAATCGTTGATTGTATTGCAGCATGACAAACTCGTAGCCCTGATTTATCCCGACTTCGACGATGCCTTTGCCCACGGCCTGCAACAAACCGATATAGAAAAGGCAATGGAAGCCAACCGGAACGAACTGAACCTGCTTCTGCCGGCATATTGCCAGATTACCAAAGTAAAAATACACTTCGAGGAGTTTGAAAAGACCGCCAAGAAGAGTATCAAACGCTTTATGTATCAGGAAGCCAAAGGCTGA